A region from the Alnus glutinosa chromosome 5, dhAlnGlut1.1, whole genome shotgun sequence genome encodes:
- the LOC133869362 gene encoding major latex allergen Hev b 5-like — protein MATVEVSSIPVALPENEKTEVIKTEETVAAPTVPEPATEEPKEATPEAPAAEQPAAEEPEVPVEVETKEVTEEATVKAEEPAVEKTEEETQEVKAEEPKGETTEATEAPAAPAEVEKPAVEEKPAEAAEEASTTEVPVEKTEE, from the exons ATGGCCACTGTTGAG GTTTCATCGATTCCGGTAGCATTGCCAGAGAATGAGAAAACTGAGGTGATCAAGACTGAGGAGACAGTCGCAGCACCCACTGTTCCAGAGCCAGCCACTGAAGAACCAAAAGAAGCAACACCTGAAGCCCCGGCAGCAGAGCAACCTGCGGCTGAAGAACCTGAAGTTCCTGTTGAGGTTGAGACCAAGGAGGTGACAGAGGAAGCCACGGTAAAGGCAGAGGAGCCGGCAGTTGAGAAGACAGAAGAAGAGACTCAAGAAGTGAAAGCTGAGGAGCCCAAAGGAGAGACTACCGAAGCCACTGAGGCGCCAGCAGCCCCGGCTGAGGTAGAGAAACCAGCTGTGGAAGAGAAGCCAGCTGAGGCAGCAGAGGAAGCTAGCACTACTGAAGTTCCAGTTGAGAAGACTGAGGAGTAG
- the LOC133869632 gene encoding uncharacterized protein LOC133869632, producing MAEDLVLDTAIRDWVLIPLSVVMVLIGVLRHFVSKLMRSNQVPDAKIVKEGQVIVRARNLRAGANFIPFKSFRARRFYYSNEENGLLFVPKGQAQNAQAQMFSDPNMAMDMMKKNLSMIIPQTLTFAWVNFFFSGFVAAKIPFPLTQRFRSMLQNGIDLSTVDVSYVSSRSWYFLNLFGLRGLFSLILGEDNATDDTQRMMQMSGFGFDPTRSLGAEKDSLDIVQHDWALPKFEHRAEAVLRKVLS from the exons ATGGCGGAAGATCTGGTGCTAGACACGGCGATCAGAGACTGGGTGCTGATCCCGCTCTCGGTGGTGATGGTCCTCATCGGAGTGCTCCGCCACTTCGTCTCCAAGCTCATGCGCTCCAACCAAGTCCCCGATGCCAAAATCGTCAAAGAAGG GCAAGTCATCGTTAGGGCTCGGAATTTACGTGCCGGCGCTAACTTCATTCCTTTCAAGTCGTTTCGCGCTCGCAGATTCTATTACAGCAATGAG GAAAATGGGCTATTGTTTGTTCCTAAGGGCCAGGCTCAAAATGCCCAGGCGCAAATGTTCTCTGATCCAAATATGGCTATGGATATGATGAAGAAAAACCTTTCAATGATTATACCCCAG ACTCTTACTTTCGCATGGGTCAACTTTTTCTTCTCGGGATTTGTAGCAG CTAAAATACCATTTCCATTGACTCAGAGGTTCAGGTCAATGTTACAGAATGGAATTGACTTGAGTACCGTGGATGTTAGTTATGTCAGTAGTCGCTCATG GTATTTTCTCAATCTGTTTGGATTAAGAGGTTTATTTAGTCTCATACTGGGAGAAGACAATG CCACTGATGACACCCAGCGTATGATGCAAATGAGTGGGTTTGGCTTTGATCCAACAagg agcTTGGGTGCTGAGAAAGACAGTCTCGACATAGTTCAGCACGACTGGGCGCTACCAAAATTTGAGCATCGTGCTGAAGCAGTATTGAGAAAAGTTCTCAGCTGA
- the LOC133869300 gene encoding uncharacterized protein LOC133869300 translates to MALVSFPTPQYSSRLISHSLSYISLARNPQNLSSQTRFKAYVLGSFNSPISHYPLIHSSFSSRPRRLALVPFDAKNSESGEEDHRALETVLKLYSAIKNKSINELSDLIGDECRCICNFFSFFQPFQGKMQVLEFFSYLIRSFGDNAEFVIKPTFHDGMKVGISWKLEWKNTHVPLGKGLSFYICHIYQGKVYIRNMEMFMEPLLYIEPLRMKLMGSVMAAMEKMDFYRESKNKAKRVIFVFLTLFLIGASLFLFKLTFHSS, encoded by the exons ATGGCCTTGGTCTCTTTCCCCACCCCCCAATACAGCAGCAGATTAATCTCACATTCCCTTTCATACATCTCTCTAGCAAGAAATCCACAAAATCTCTCTAGCCAAACAAGATTTAAGGCTTATGTTCTTGGTAGTTTCAACTCTCCAATTTCACACTACCCTTTGATCCATAGCAGCTTTTCTTCAAGGCCCCGACGCTTAGCACTGGTGCCATTTGATGCTAAAAACTCAGAATCAGGAGAGGAAGATCATCGAGCTCTGGAGACAGTTCTTAAACTTTACAGCGCAATTAAGAACAAAAGCATCAATGAATTATCTGATCTAATTGGAGATGAATGCCGGTGCATCTGcaatttcttctcatttttccaGCCCTTCCAAGGGAAAATG CAAGTGTTGGAATTTTTCTCTTATCTGATTAGAAGCTTTGGAGATAATGCTGAATTTGTCATAAAACCAACATTTCATGATGGAATGAAGGTCGGTATTTCATGGAAACTAG AATGGAAAAATACACATGTACCTTTGGGAAAGGGTTTGAGCTTCTATATATGCCATATCTACCAGGGGAAGGTGTATATAAG AAATATGGAAATGTTCATGGAACCGCTCCTTTATATTGAACCTCTGAGAATG aaattgatgggatctgtcATGGCTGCGATGGAGAAGATGGATTTTTACAGAGAGTCCAAGAATAAAGCCAAGAGAGTCATATTTGTTTTCCTCACTCTGTTTCTCATTGGTGCCTCTCTGTTCTTATTTAAACTCACTTTCCATTCGTCTTGA
- the LOC133869299 gene encoding alpha/beta-gliadin clone PW8142: MVSDQEIAKGVESVLRQSDPNAVTSLNGVVQQLEAKLGLDLSQKAGFIRDQINLLLRSHPTQPQPQPQPQPPHPKDHFALRNHPQFPSSPHAQQFPPHFALQPHPPHRPVDLAFRQPQPFPAPVHPPPPLPPPTKPEAFAPNPNPETPKQSAPVGAKRRGGPGGLNKVCGVSPELQTIVGEPALPRTEIVKQLWAYIRKNNLQDPSNKRKIICDDALRVVFETDCTDMFKMNKLLAKHIIPLEPTKVSGQAKRLKVDVESTTESTEPGSSPVIISEALAKFLGTAGREMLQSEALRRVWEYIKVNRLEDPLNSMVILCDAQLHELLGCESISALGIQEMLARHHLFKRS, translated from the exons ATGGTGTCCGACCAAGAGATAGCAAAAGGAGTGGAGTCGGTGCTCCGTCAGTCCGACCCTAACGCCGTCACCTCGCTTAACGGTGTCGTTCAGCAGCTCGAGGCTAAGCTAGGGCTCGACCTCTCCCAGAAGGCCGGCTTCATTCGCGACCAGATCAACCTCCTCCTCCGCTCACACCCAACACAACCACAACCGCAACCACAACCACAACCACCACACCCAAAAGACCATTTTGCCCTCCGAAACCATCCTCAATTCCCATCCAGCCCCCACGCTCAACAATTCCCTCCCCATTTTGCCCTCCAGCCCCACCCTCCCCACCGCCCCGTCGACCTCGCCTTCCGGCAGCCCCAGCCGTTTCCGGCACCGGTCCATCCGCCTCCACCTCTGCCTCCGCCGACCAAGCCCGAGGCTTTCGCTCCAAATCCCAACCCCGAAACCCCGAAACAAAG TGCTCCAGTGGGTGCGAAAAGAAGAGGTGGTCCTGGGGGTTTAAACAAAGTTTGTGGTGTCTCACCTGAACTTCAGACAATAGTTGGTGAACCGGCATTGCCAAGGACTGAG ATTGTGAAGCAGCTGTGGGCATACATAAGGAAAAACAACCTCCAAGATCCAAGCAACAAGAGAAagattatttgtgatgatgcCCTGCGCGTGGTATTTGAGACGGACTGTACTGACATGTTCAAGATGAATAAGCTGCTTGCCAAACATATTATCCCACTTGAACCTACGA AGGTGTCAGGTCAAGCTAAACGACTGAAGGTAGATGTTGAGTCTACAACTGAAAGTACTGAACCTGGTTCATCTCCTGTTATCATTTCTGAAGCACTTGCCAAGTTTTTGGGTACTGCAGGAAGGGAGATGCTCCAATCTGAGGCATTAAGACGTGTTTGGGAGTACATTAAGGTTAACCGTTTGGAG GATCCTTTAAACTCGATGGTCATATTATGTGATGCACAGCTTCATGAGCTCCTTGGATGCGAAAGCATTTCTGCACTGGGGATACAGGAGATGCTAGCACGCCATCATTTATTCAAACGGTCATGA
- the LOC133867741 gene encoding uncharacterized protein LOC133867741 isoform X1 produces MALVLNLSAPNRTVSKSSSTRSESPRSRCTSLTRHENVNQTWSSLQQKLYCNGRFSCLFSDNRREEQARKSLESALGGKKNEFEKWNKEIKRREEVGGGSDAGGGGWFGWGGRFGWSNGDHFWQEAQQAILAVLGIIVMYLIVAKGEVMLAVIFNPLLYALRGTRNVLASIPSRILGKTSPISHVDFDMSKKDGYSHISAKERVLKKWGSE; encoded by the exons ATGGCGCTGGTTTTGAACCTAAGCGCACCAAATCGAACCGTCTCTAAATCGTCATCGACTCGTTCTGAGTCACCTCGTTCCCGATGCACCTCGTTGACTCGCCATGAGAATGTGAACCAGACATGGAGCTCTCTGCAGCAGAAACTCTACTGTAACGGCAGATTTTCTTGCCTTTTCTCTGACAACCGGAGAGAG GAACAAGCTAGGAAATCATTAGAAAGTGCACTTGgtggaaagaaaaatgaatttgagAAATGGAACAAGGAAATTAAGAGGAGAGAGGAGGTGGGTGGAGGTAGTGATGCTGGTGGAGGTGGTTGGTTTGGATGGGGTGGACGGTTTGGTTGGTCCAACGGTGACCATTTCTGGCAAGAAGCACAACAAGCAATTCTTGCGGTGTTAGGAATCATAGTCATG TATCTCATTGTTGCAAAAGGTGAAGTGATGCTTGCTGTCATCTTCAACCCATTGCTGTATGCTTTACGAGGAACAAGAAATGTACTCGCGTCCATACCATCAAGAATCTTGGGAAAGACGTCTCCAATTAGTCATGTTGATTTTGATATGTCGAAGAAGGATGGCTACAGCCATATCTCTGCTAAAGAGagagttttgaaaaaatggGGAAGCGAGTGA
- the LOC133867741 gene encoding uncharacterized protein LOC133867741 isoform X2, producing the protein MAARFCFRITGICGKGSPENKEQARKSLESALGGKKNEFEKWNKEIKRREEVGGGSDAGGGGWFGWGGRFGWSNGDHFWQEAQQAILAVLGIIVMYLIVAKGEVMLAVIFNPLLYALRGTRNVLASIPSRILGKTSPISHVDFDMSKKDGYSHISAKERVLKKWGSE; encoded by the exons ATGGCAGCCAGATTCTGTTTCCGTATAACAGGGATCTGTGGGAAAGGTTCACCGGAGAACAAG GAACAAGCTAGGAAATCATTAGAAAGTGCACTTGgtggaaagaaaaatgaatttgagAAATGGAACAAGGAAATTAAGAGGAGAGAGGAGGTGGGTGGAGGTAGTGATGCTGGTGGAGGTGGTTGGTTTGGATGGGGTGGACGGTTTGGTTGGTCCAACGGTGACCATTTCTGGCAAGAAGCACAACAAGCAATTCTTGCGGTGTTAGGAATCATAGTCATG TATCTCATTGTTGCAAAAGGTGAAGTGATGCTTGCTGTCATCTTCAACCCATTGCTGTATGCTTTACGAGGAACAAGAAATGTACTCGCGTCCATACCATCAAGAATCTTGGGAAAGACGTCTCCAATTAGTCATGTTGATTTTGATATGTCGAAGAAGGATGGCTACAGCCATATCTCTGCTAAAGAGagagttttgaaaaaatggGGAAGCGAGTGA